One Manihot esculenta cultivar AM560-2 chromosome 6, M.esculenta_v8, whole genome shotgun sequence DNA segment encodes these proteins:
- the LOC110617631 gene encoding C-type lectin receptor-like tyrosine-protein kinase At1g52310 gives MELKLTLLQFYVLLTAHVVLQFVVSETISNKTVHASVVASKNESSRAWCHSGWDISPNKNKCLKYLESSLPWVESETLCKSYGGHLAALTSSQELTFAKQLCGQITNGCWVGGRAVNSTVGFDWKWSDNSSYWNKSIFSGASSVSNCTSLSCRNNTGAGFCTLVNNRTTCLVEERCNMSHAFICMLDVENKCYHMRCHREYLIILAVVSGLILCMMLAVVIWLLACRRSRKRRKSRKLYNPAASALVPLSWKVFTSEELRSITKYFSEGNRLLGDAKAGGTYSGLLPDGSRVAVKRLKRSGFQRKKDFYSEIGRVARLHHPNLVAIKGCCYDHGDRYIIYEFIVNGPLDRWLHHIPRGGRSLDWAMRMKIATTLAQGIAFLHDKVKPHVVHRDIRASNVLLDEEFGAHLMGVGLSKFVPWEVRHERTVMAGGTYGYLAPEFVYRNELTTKSDVYSFGVLLLEIVTGRRPAQAVDSVGWQSIFEWATPLVQANRYPELLDPFISSSSSEIPHACVIQKVVDLVYACTQHVPSMRPRMSHVVHQLQQLSQAAILR, from the exons ATGGAATTAAAACTGACCCTCCTGCAATTTTATGTGCTTTTGACTGCTCATGTTGTGCTCCAGTTTGTGGTTTCTGAAACA aTATCTAATAAAACAGTTCATGCTTCAGTGGTAGCTTCCAAGAATGAAAGCAGTAGAG CATGGTGTCATTCTGGCTGGGACATCAGTCCAAACAAGAATAAGTGCCTGAAATATTTAGAAAGTTCCCTACCATGGGTCGAGTCAGAGACCCTCTGCAAAAGCTATGGTGGACATTTGGCAGCATTGACATCTTCTCAAGAACTAACTTTTGCTAAACAGCTGTGTGGCCAAATTACTAATGGCTGCTGGGTTGGAGGAAGAGCCGTTAACTCCACTGTTGGTTTTGATTGGAAGTGGTCTGATAATTCATCATACTGGAATAAGTCAATATTTTCCGGGGCATCTTCTGTTTCAAACTGCACCAGTTTATCATGCCGCAATAATACAGGGGCTGGTTTTTGTACCTTGGTGAATAATAGAACCACATGTCTCGTGGAAGAGAGATGCAACATGTCTCATGCTTTTATTTGCATGCTTGATGTTG AAAACAAATGCTACCACATGCGCTGTCACAGGGAATATCTCATTATCCTTGCAGTTGTTAGTGGGTTGATTCTCTGTATGATGTTAGCAGTGGTCATTTGGCTTCTTGCTTGCAGACGTAGTAGGAAGCGAAGGAAGTCCCGCAAATTATATAATCCAGCAGCTTCTGCATTGGTTCCACTGTCATGGAAAGTCTTCACTTCTGAGGAACTGAGGtcaattacaaaatattttagtGAAGGAAATCGACTTCTTGGTGATGCAAAAGCAGGTGGCACATATAGCGGCCTTCTCCCTGATGGATCAAGGGTTGCAGTTAAGAGATTAAAGAGATCTGGTTTCCAAAGGAAGAAGGATTTCTATTCTGAGATCGGAAGGGTTGCGAGGCTTCATCATCCAAATTTGGTGGCTATTAAAGGATGTTGCTATGATCATGGTGACCGCTATATCATTTATGAGTTTATAGTTAATGGACCCTTAGATAGATGGCTTCACCACATACCAAGGGGAGGGAGGAGCTTGGATTGGGCTATGAGAATGAAAATAGCTACCACCCTCGCTCAAGGAATTGC GTTCTTGCATGACAAGGTTAAGCCGCATGTTGTGCATCGGGATATTCGTGCCAGTAACGTACTCCTTGATGAAGAGTTTGGAGCACACTTGATGGGAGTCGGTCTCTCGAAGTTTGTTCCATGGGAAGTAAGGCATGAGAGGACGGTGATGGCAGGGGGTACATATGGGTACCTTGCACCAGAATTTGTTTATAGAAATGAGCTTACAACGAAAAGTGACGTTTACAGCTTCGGAGTTCTGCTGTTAGAAATAGTCACTGGTCGTAGGCCTGCACAAGCAGTCGATTCGGTGGGTTGGCAAAGTATATTTGAATGGGCTACACCTTTGGTTCAGGCAAACCGATATCCTGAGCTCTTGGATCCTTTCatatcttcatcttcttcagaAATTCCACATGCTTGTGTGATTCAGAAGGTGGTGGACCTTGTATATGCTTGCACACAACATGTGCCGTCGATGCGTCCGCGAATGTCCCATGTTGTCCATCAGCTACAGCAACTGTCGCAGGCAGCCATTTTAAGATGA
- the LOC110617746 gene encoding subtilisin-like protease SBT1.8 yields the protein MVSMANACFLCLLLSPVLSLLQATAKKTYIVHMNHNSKPHSYSTHSDWYQSLTSTSDAILYTYTTAFHGFAAYLEPEEAESLRNMDSVVNVFEDVLYSVQTTRTPHFLGLNSNFALAGGRKFQEIEQVTHDVIVGVLDTGIWPESKSFDDTGLPEIPKRWRGNCNSTLDFDHKFCNKKLIGANYFMEGHKKEAPRSKDIASPRDYDGHGTHTASTIAGSPVKNATLLGFARGTARGMAARARLAIYKVCWSSGCSGADILAGMERAVLDGVDILSVSIGMTSVEPLPYLHDPIALGALCAMLNGVLVSCSAGNDGPARSSVKNVAPWILTVGAGSIDRNFPAYALLGNKRRVTGVSLYKGPGMGRKPAKLVYLKGRNSYSNLCLPGTLEPAMVRGRVVICDIGVIIPEEKSLVVRKAGGFGMILVDSVAAKALDTNIFLVPAVTVAKKEGDLIKKYVKTEPNPTVLLSFGGTVVNVRPSPIVGSFSSRGPNPVTPQILKPDILAPGVNILAAWSEATSPSGLKEDNRVTKFNIISGTSMACPHASGIAALLKAAHPTWSLSAIRSALMTTAYSVDDTNSAIMDSATAASSNPWAYGSGHIDPKKALSPGLVYDLSTEDYITCMCTLNFPLSFLQAITENPNLNCSKKFSDLGELNYPSFSVLFGNKTVVKYTRELTNVEAAKSSYEVKVIRPANVAVRVKPSKLVFKKIGEKKRYEVKFAAKKNQKPMGGVAFGSIVWSNVKNQVSSPIAFTWT from the exons ATGGTTTCCATGGCAAACGCTTGTTTCCTCTGTCTTCTTCTCTCACCAGTCCTTTCTCTCCTTCAAGCTACTGCCAAGAAAACTTACATTGTCCATATGAATCATAACTCCAAGCCTCACTCATATTCCACTCACAGTGACTGGTATCAATCTCTCACTTCCACCTCTGATGCCATTCTCTACACCTACACCACCGCATTTCATGGCTTCGCTGCCTATCTTGAACCTGAAGAAGCTGAATCTCTTAGAAACATGGATTCTGTCGTTAATGTCTTTGAGGATGTGCTCTACTCTGTCCAGACAACTCGCACCCCACATTTCCTTGGTCTCAATTCTAACTTTGCCTTGGCTGGTGGACGTAAATTTCAAGAAATCGAACAAGTTACTCATGACGTTATTGTCGGAGTTCTTGACACTGGCATATGGCCAGAGTCAAAAAGTTTCGACGACACGGGCTTACCTGAGATCCCAAAACGTTGGAGGGGAAACTGTAACTCCACACTCGATTTCGATCACAAATTCTGCAATAAGAAGTTGATCGGAGCTAATTATTTCATGGAAGGACACAAGAAAGAAGCACCCAGATCGAAGGATATTGCCTCACCTAGAGACTACGATGGCCATGGAACACACACTGCAAGTACTATTGCTGGGTCGCCGGTAAAGAACGCAACTTTGTTAGGATTTGCGAGAGGCACCGCTCGTGGAATGGCAGCTCGTGCCAGGCTCGCAATCTACAAGGTCTGCTGGAGCAGCGGCTGCTCTGGAGCTGATATTCTGGCAGGGATGGAGAGAGCTGTTTTAGATGGTGTAGATATTCTCTCTGTGTCTATTGGCATGACAAGTGTTGAACCACTTCCATATCTTCACGACCCAATCGCTCTAGGTGCTCTCTGTGCAATGTTGAATGGCGTTTTGGTCTCTTGCTCAGCTGGTAACGATGGACCTGCAAGATCATCTGTAAAAAACGTGGCACCATGGATTTTGACAGTCGGTGCCGGAAGTATAGACAGGAACTTTCCAGCTTATGCATTGCTTGGCAACAAACGGCGGGTCACCGGCGTCTCGCTCTACAAAGGACCAGGAATGGGGAGGAAGCCAGCCAAGTTGGTGTATCTTAAGGGACGTAATAGTTACAGCAATTTATGTTTGCCTGGGACGCTTGAACCAGCCATGGTGCGTGGTCGAGTAGTGATCTGCGATATAGGAGTTATCATTCCGGAGGAGAAAAGTCTGGTGGTGCGAAAGGCCGGAGGATTTGGGATGATATTAGTTGACAGTGTTGCAGCGAAGGCGTTGGATACTAACATTTTCTTGGTGCCCGCCGTGACGGTGGCGAAGAAAGAAGGTGATTTGATTAAGAAGTATGTGAAGACTGAACCTAATCCAACGGTTCTGCTAAGCTTCGGAGGGACGGTGGTAAATGTAAGACCGTCGCCGATTGTGGGATCTTTTAGTTCTCGGGGCCCGAATCCTGTCACACCACAGATCTTGAAACCTGATATTTTAGCTCCTGGAGTTAACATTCTAGCAGCTTGGTCTGAGGCCACAAGTCCATCAGGCTTGAAGGAGGACAACAGGGTGACAAAGTTCAACATCATTTCAG GGACATCAATGGCCTGCCCACATGCAAGTGGAATAGCTGCATTACTCAAAGCAGCACATCCAACTTGGAGTCTAAGTGCTATTAGATCAGCTCTCATGACCACTGCCTACTCTGTTGATGATACCAACTCAGCCATAATGGATTCTGCAACTGCTGCATCTTCAAATCCATGGGCTTATGGTTCTGGTCATATTGATCCAAAAAAAGCTCTTTCTCCAGGCTTGGTATATGATCTATCCACAGAAGATTACATAACATGCATGTGTACATTGAATTTTCCTCTCAGTTTtctccaagcaattacagaaaACCCTAATCTCAACTGTTCTAAAAAATTTAGTGATCTTGGTGAACTCAATTACCCATCATTCTCAGTCTTGTTTGGAAACAAGACAGTTGTTAAATACACAAGAGAGTTAACAAATGTGGAGGCTGCAAAGTCTAGTTATGAAGTGAAAGTGATTAGACCAGCAAATGTAGCAGTGAGAGTAAAACCAAGTAAGCTTGTTTTCAAAAAAATTGGAGAGAAGAAAAGATATGAGGTAAAATTTGCAGCAAAGAAAAATCAGAAGCCAATGGGTGGAGTTGCTTTTGGTTCAATTGTTTGGAGTAATGTTAAAAACCAAGTTAGCAGCCCAATTGCATTTACATGGACATGA